In a genomic window of Scyliorhinus torazame isolate Kashiwa2021f chromosome 5, sScyTor2.1, whole genome shotgun sequence:
- the LOC140418176 gene encoding uncharacterized protein, with protein MRLVERALCLGALRITSNLACSKESLLTQSISGQTIVLLLFTDIFVTGYLFICWFADLQLANDQEVIALRFAAFLNETYNVVTFLSLVLIVADTHCISRPQRVPAFGRCQVTAHPAPASHLLPLVNGVYALLCWTIAASYGARYYPHGVRVARQCAGGHPLGRYRCLCGFHLPDPFLALIEVLVSSSYVFCRSMCTDGSEAWRLVSVTTAPSRPPFSGVISGFPLKGSHRQTLRSPQGPATQQGYLLTGLVAALMLFPGLPYLGLTSPLISAFERLSHRFFTQLLKCSQHGTEPVQSGPYRLIHMLLNITERKGPKPIESTGKRDEEISLPI; from the exons ATGAGGCTGGTGGAGAGGGCACTATGCCTTGGAGCATTAAGGATCACCAGCAATCTCGCTTGCTCGAAGGAATCGCTGCTCACACAGTCAATCAGCGGGCAGACCATTGTTCTACTCCTGTTTACAGACATCTTTGTCACAG GCTACCTCTTCATCTGCTGGTTTGCAGACCTACAACTGGCAAACGACCAGGAGGTGATCGCCCTGCGATTCGCTGCCTTCCTCAACGAGACTTACAACGTTGTGACCTTTCTGAGCCTGGTTCTGATTGTCGCAGATACTCACTGCATCAGCAGACCCCAGCGAGTGCCCGCTTTCGGCAGGTGCCAGGTCACCGCCCACCCAGCTCCTGCCAGCCACCTGCTGCCGCTGGTGAATGGGGTCTACGCACTGCTCTGTTGGACCATCGCCGCCTCTTACGGAGCCCGCTATTATCCCCACGGCGTCCGTGTCGCCCGCCAGTGTGCGGGAGGACACCCTCTCGGCCGCTACCGGTGCCTGTGCGGCTTCCACCTGCCAGATCCCTTCCTcgccctcattgaggtactggtttCGAGCAGCTACGTCTTCTGCCGAAGCATGTGCACAGACGGCTCCGAGGCGTGGCGCCTGGTTTCCGTAACAACTGCGCCGTCAAGGCCGCCATTCTCAGGCGTCATATCAGGTTTTCCTCTGAAGGGTAGCCACCGACagacactgcgctcccctcagggtCCGGCCACACAGCAGGGCTACCTTCTCACTGGGTTAGTCGCCGCCCTAATGCTCTTCCCAGGTCTACCGTACCTGGGACTGACTTCTCCTTTAATCAgtgcttttgaacgcctcagccatCGTTTCTTCACACAACTTTTGAAATGCTCCCAACACGGTACAGAGCCCGTGCAGTCCGGTCCGTACAGGCTGATCCACATGCTGCTGAATATCACTGAAAGGAAAGGCCCGAAGCCGATAGAGAGCACAGGCAAACGAGATGAGGAAATCTCCCTCCCTATCTGA